From the genome of Solanum lycopersicum chromosome 7, SLM_r2.1:
agCAAATTGGTGCGAATTACCGTCAAACCAATCCCTAGGTATACGTGTACTCTATCAATCTCAAATTTGTCTAAATACACATAATTAGTGAATGCTGCCTACAATTAAGacaattttccctaaattaCTTTCCCCCAAGCTTTGTCTTGTTTATGGTATTGGTAGGTGTCGTTAGTTATACGGTCCATTTGTACCTAGTAACCattattctttcaaaattgagtAATTAGGAAAAGTCTCTTGGGCAGAAAATTTGatacttttatattattatttttaacttttatattttttaattaaaaatgaaaaaaaattaatttattttaaaattaaaaatttctaacCAAAATATGCGTATGTGTTTATGGTCAATTGTTTATTAGAATAAGTAGTGGGACTACGCTGTTTACTTCACTGACTCTAAGTCTAACCATAGAAATAATTCCACTTAtcttaagtaaaaataaaaatgtcaaaattaaaaagaacatCTATTTCGgttttacatatataataataatgtaaataagTTTTGGATGGATGTGGTCAAATGtttgcttaattaattaattaatggagtGAAATTAAGGTGAAAAAGAATTAGAAATGTGCACTAACAATAATTGTACCTGCCAAGTACGTCTATCTGTACCTCCCAACTATCCCTTGTTTGTTTAAAGGGAAGTTGCATCTATATAAAGCACCAACCTCCACACTCTTTCACCCTCAAAACACAGTTGTCTCATTCGTTGCAGGCTCCAACAAAAACATGAAGAAACTTATTCGACGTTTATCGCGTGTAGCTGATTCCTCCTCTAACTACTCCTTGCTCCGTTCTGAATCCTCTCGTCCCCGTCGCCTCCAATCCTTTCGTACCGGAAAGCTCAGATCCGGCACCGGAGTTCCTGAAGGACACCTCCCTGTTTACGTCGGTGATGAGATGGAGAGATTTATTGTAAGTGCTGATCTTTTAAACCATCCAATTTTCGTTGAGCTCTTAAATAAATCTGCTCAAGAGTATGGTTACGAACAGAGAGGTGTCCTTCGCATTCCCTGTCATGTTCTCATCTTTGAACGAGTACTTGAGGCTCTTCGGATCGGCGATGACCTTCAGGATCTTCTCACCGCTCTCTCCGATGACTTGCTGtagcacaattttttttctcttttattttgaatgaatttgctctgcttttttttttccccCTAGCGCGGTTAGGTAGAGCAGATCATGTTTTTTTCCCCTTTCTGTAAATATATATTCTGTCATGGAAAAGGTGGAGGAGAATTTCAGGTAGCATGAAAATGTGATTGACATATACTTATTTTGTTAACAATCAAGCTGCAATTCATcgtctaattaaattaattttgaaaacgCCTATCTGTAATTTCATTCATTCCAATCCTGCGTTTGGATCTGTAAAAGTTGGGGGTACTGAAATACCAGCTCATACACATGAATACTTCCGTTCCGGTGTGACAGTAGGGATATTTAggcaaaaatatatgtttaattaattagatcATATTGATTCTGTCTCCGCTCATAGCCTTTCCAAAAATCAACTCGATTAATTAAGAGGGAGGATATCTACTAaccaagaaaattatatataaaaaaaaaatactcattccttaaaaattactactagtaaaaagttatttatcCACCTCATCAAAATTAAggacaaatttttatttaaaaagggTGGAGATGAGAGTTATATAAATGCATGATTGTTATAACTAGTAAAGTAAGAGTAAGAGGTATTGGATTCAAATGTAGAATTAGATTGAAGTAAATGATAAAGAAAGGGTATAATAAGTTAAACAAGTGTATTAGGTTCATTCCTAAATGGTCTCACCTAAAATCATCTCTAAAAACTAGTGAGTAACACCTAAT
Proteins encoded in this window:
- the LOC101255313 gene encoding auxin-responsive protein SAUR71, which codes for MKKLIRRLSRVADSSSNYSLLRSESSRPRRLQSFRTGKLRSGTGVPEGHLPVYVGDEMERFIVSADLLNHPIFVELLNKSAQEYGYEQRGVLRIPCHVLIFERVLEALRIGDDLQDLLTALSDDLL